The Leptidea sinapis chromosome 46, ilLepSina1.1, whole genome shotgun sequence sequence TGCTGTATAGCCATTATAAGTTCAccatatatgattgctttttacTTAAACTCTTCTTCTTGATATTAATATGGCCTAAATCATTCTGAAGAGGCAGAAGAACGTAGAAATCTTAAGGTCACGACTGTATGTCGGATGCATTAACACCTCCCAgcaaaactaaataattttttgcCGAATGGCTAAAGATGTGTGTGGTCTGAAGTTACCGTGATGAAAGACCACACCTTTTCAATTAATCAATTCGAAAGCAAATTTCAACATTACACCACATGCAAAAACCTGAAATATACTTACAGTAATATTTTGAGAAAACTTTCATCCACTACAATGCGATGGTCACTATTTAGAGGAGACTGGGTATAAAAGTAACACGGGATGAAtgcaataaatgattatttttatatttgtgactACATTGATGGCTGATTCAACGATATGCGCCATTTTGAATCCCAATAATTTATCAGTCAGTGCATCAAAAATACCTACAAAGTATGTTGTAACCGTTTTTTGCAAGtgcggttgtttttttatgataggtTCAATCTTGCATGTCAAGTGTCAGAGAAGAGCAACTCCTGCATCAACTTTGCCACCAGTTTTTCTATATGGCTATTCCATCGAGATTGTCTGACAATTAACCCTTCTCATGTACTTATTTAGCTTTTAGTCTTCAGGGCATCACGATTACAACGTTTAGTCCCATTGAAGTTAAGTCCCTACCAAAAAGACGTCCCACAAAGTATAATGGGAAAAGAAGGAAATGCAAAAAATCGGTAATAATGACAGATACTACAAACAAGCTTGAAATTCAAGAACTAAATAAAGAAGGAGCAAAAGAAGATAAGAAATCCATTTTGGCAATCCAAAGACTttagttttcaataaaaatatttagtaaaaaagaaaataaagcacaaaagaagaaaaaggaTGCTAAAATAATAGAAGATAGTGATTCAGACAACAAAGATTGCTTCTGTATAGTTTTCGTGTAATCTTTATTAAGCCGCAGGTTAAATAGAAAATAGGTAGTGCTTTTAGCGTCAAATATGGGCTCATGTAGACTGCACGAGTAACGAAATAAGCAATGTGTGCcataattgtttgtttttattgagATCTCATTTTGGactaattttcattattttcgaatattattgtgtttctaagagatattcaattttctttataaGAATTGTGATACTAATGTGAAAACCAAAAATTACAACCAACCCGGGGTAGGGAAGGTTTTAACTAATCCCGCTTCAAATATTTAATCGTTTTTCTGCAAATGAAAAATCTGAAAGACCAGTCTATCATggaaattaattacaattttaatattaaaaaaatcaatagatATTAGcaaaaactcaaaaacttttaGGTTCATCCCTGGTGTATCCTAGCTCGTTATGCTCGTATTTCGTAAAGGGACGGGAAGTACCCTAATAATAATGACTAATGGGTTCTTTAATTATCTGTGAAGTGTTAATGGTGGGCATAAATAATCGTACCTATCTTTCAACGGGGTAgagaagttaattttttttttcacgctTTCTGTTAGCAGAGGGATGctactttgcaccggatgccagctagactatgggtacctaccacaacagcgcctatttgtgccgtgaagcaataatgtgtaagcattactgtgtttcggtctgaaaggcgccgtagccagtgaaattactgggcaaatgagacttcacatttcatgtctcaaggtgacgagcggagttctagtgccactcagaatctttgggtttttcattaaTCTTTAACGGTACtaacattgtaataggcagggtgcgtcaattaccatcagctgaacgtcctgctcgtctcgtcccttattttcataaaaaaaagcttcacttgtatgattgtttgtaaccgactcctttgggcgcgattttcaACCACTTTTAAACGGTCAGATATCaatcaaactttgtagattgaGAATACCGGATAAATTTGTAGATTATCCATTatttaatttgcaaaataaggtttgttaatttatatacttCCATCTAAACTCGATGAGGCAGGAATTGataaaattttcgaataccaaattcaacaaaaataatttcaattcaataaaataagcatgaatttaaatttactattttaaaggaggatttttttacaaataaaccaaactaaaagtaggaaataataatagttttaaactaCAAAAAACACGCTATTGTAGAAAACCaacaaaagaagaaaataaattttactaaatttgaattacgatattataagatattatcGAAATGATTATCCTACTTAtatctgtcaataaaatatttataactactgATACCATGAACCCcacgtttttttacaataaaatacatagatatatttctatttacattattattaatttatacctatttattaatttttttacaccaCTCTTAATACAAAGGAGACATTTTTTTGGGCCCACTGGATATGGTGATGTTTATTAATCGTATTATgctagtaaaattgtaattaatttattattgtcagGCCATATTTtgtttggttttttttatggaataggaggacaaacgagcgtacgggtcacctggtgttaagtgatcaccgccacccacaatgtcttgcaacaccagaggaatcacaggagcgttgccggcctttaaggaaggagtatgcgcttttttgaaggtacccatgtcgtatcgtcgcggaaataccgcataaggaagctcattccacagctttgtagtacgtggaagaaagctccttgaaaaccgcactgtggaggaccgccagacatccagatggtggggatgatatcctaacttgtggcgtgtcgtgcagcacagtacagctcttcggaacacttcccgtgataaatgcggtagaagacacacaatgaagcgacatctatacgcaacgccaagtgatccaggcgttcacagagcactgggtccccgacaattcgagctgctctacgttgcacgcggtgaaATGGGTTTTCTATTAAAgtgtatttttaacttttttaaactattattttgttagttCCAAAGGACCCCAGgcatttcaatttaatattaaatttatgccTCTGCgaatatataagaaaacaataatttgtttGTATACTTGGCAAAAAGCAACTTGCCAGAGTTTACTGTACCCTTCGccttagaataatattatgtaggtataacGATACTCTAGATGCATTAATATAAAcgccattttttattatttactttaatgtaataatatctaCAGAAAGTTATGAATTCATAGTTCAGGTCTTATGCCAAAATATATTAGTGTAAGTTTATATAACagtacacattattataatatacattcttAATAATACTAGTACATCACTTGTAAATGTGTTatgaattattgttattatgattAGGGTTGACAATCGTACTCTTAAATACAGTATTCTAgtctataattatttataaaactagcaCATTACGTAGAAATACTCTTCTATGCATGTTCATAGGTACAAAAGCCAAAAATATAATGTGACAAGTTTTTGGAGAAACCAaacatacttaattaaaaatttctttttatttgtactTTCTTTTTTACCCTCTCTCAAATAACACAATATTATCTACTTTTTCCAGGAAAAGTTGAACAGTtcgttatttaaatataataataataataatattgacacactcttacacaaattatcttgccccaaaccaggcatagcctgtgctatgggtacaagacaaggatatatttaatacaatatacttaaacatactgaaatacatataaacaaatatattcatcatataaatgattgtacctaccgggattcgaacccgggacctctagcacaGTAGGCAAGTTCACTTTCAAATTCTCAAAGAATTTTGAGATTGTAACAATTAATTCTAAAGATACGTCAACAATTTGGGGCAATTTTCTCCTAAGAAAATGAGAACCGTAATTATTGCAAGAGATTTCTTAGAGAAATTTGGGATTCTAATAGAAATATGGCAACAATTTAGCACAATGTGGACAAAAGCAAATATTAAcacatcatataatatatattgactCACAAATTACTTATAAGTAGAATATCATTCATAACtatcatagaaatctaaataataacTCGTAAGTCTAGCACTGAACAAAACTTGGAGGGGATAGCTGCGAATGAGTACTGTCGCGGAAACTTTAcagatataaatttaattaactaaaagtTAAATACAAACTGACGAGACTGAGTGCTCGTCTCGTTATTCTGCACGAGACTGCACgagactcagtctcgtgccacattttggcgagacaacacgtcctgaggatgcctagaGGCGAAAAAAATGTCGaatagtttttaaaaacaaatattggcggagtaacactaaagaaaacttaaatcattaagtataattatggatttccgcaaagtaacgcctaattcaataaattttctaaaagtaaaataatattaatgacattattttaatgtaatgacAAATAGTCTAGCGCAGAGCGAAATGACGAGGTTAGATGCGTACGGGTAGGTAAAGTGTTAAATACTTCTGTACAAAGTTAATTACGTGCCAGTCGTCAAAAAAAATGgaatgtatgtgtgtaagtgtgtgtgtgagttaataataaacaacaataCAATTCAGAACGTGACCTACACGTGTACCTACAGTACACTGGAAGTGCCCGGGTTGCCGTATCGGTACGGGGGACGGAATACGACTGACCCGAACGTCCGTAAAAGAGTTTTGCTTCAAAAATATGGCAATCATTTTTCACTATGagattcaaaatttattcatgTTGCCGTCATTTTGCAATCCATTGCTGCACAAGAACTAAAAAGCCGGAGCGTTAGAAGCAAACGTAGCAATGTAATGTATAAGCAATTGTCTCGCAAGGAATTCACTCTTTTATGACTTTTATTACagtcttatttaatttatcttaacTGTGGCATTTAATTACTAGATATTCTTACAGAAATTTGTTATTCTATTCTTATTTGCTACACACAAAAACAAAGACGtaagtacacacacatataatattacatattaaattaaaattatagtaatGTATCTAATATAAGAATGAACTAACTAGAGATTTGAGAAATTTAACAGAATCAGgcgttttaaattaaatgaaattcattgttattcaaaatGTTATAAATCATCTTTCGCTTCTACACAAGTCATAAGGCTGTCGTTCCAGCGATGACGCTTTGTACGAAACTTACCTAGACGAAATACGTTTTGAAGTGAGTTTTCAGATAATTTTAATGGTCTTATGAAAAATATGGCAACAATTTGGGGCAATTCGTTACAAATAACCTTAGAAAATTAATacctacgtctagatagactcttgctgttagacaaccgatataaacaggccaggaatataagtttagtgtgtgacaagctacgtcttacactcgcgatttgtatgacactttgtgttagtgtgcgtgaattgttcaaaatagaggttagttctaaactcaattttattcgacgttttcgCAGCTGTCAGTCTATcaagacatataaatgatctaagtaaacaacatttaaaatCTACTAAATATCACTCACtaactataatattaactaGTAAGTGgaattattaatagatatttcaaaaataataattttagacaACTAGTAACAACTATTTACATTGGTTGAACCATCTTATAATGTTGGCTTAGAATTAATTTAACTGtacatgagaatcggtcaagccgtttcgaaggagtttaactacaaacacctcgacataagaattttatatattagaagtaggtaatcggggagccataAGACATCCACTCCCACTCAACACTGGGGACACGAGGGGATGACTGAAAAACAgtgctgcatggaaacataaatccataaTTCCaagtcaggtgaagctgagacttttccttttgccttttgtttcatcgcgtggcctaattattaattttatatttgtaatgttttgtatggcaataaagaattgttttttttttaataaaccctCCCAAATGTAATTGgacatagttcctgaaaaacgttccaagccacaaacatcacattttaaggaattcgtgtttaaagtttattaaatattagtgtattccatacatgtgggttgggctactaagtcatgataaCATATATAGAGTGttagtagggctgccattttttgtcagtccgttaatatgaatcacatgCAGGTTtcgtgttcttaactcaatttcgacatgattgtggtctggaacgtttttctggaatttaGTCCAATTTGTGAATCATCCAAGTTGGTGGGTCTTGAGATGTATTGATATCATTGCTATTGAAATGACACTGACCGTAAATTCTCTGTGATGTGGGCTTTGGttgagtacataatatattgcagCTGTTTCAAACTCGTGATCAGGTGTTGACTGTGTCATCCAAAGTCCACATCAAAGATAATATTCTGTAAGTGAATAACATTTAACTCTATAAAACAGTGTcacattattgttaatttatacaagtttcaaatttattattttgacgtCAACTAGCAGATAGCTCAGATTATAAGATGtaacttttttatgacagttagggacgagacgagcaagacgttcagctgatggtaattgatacgccctgcccataacaaagcagagccgctcaggattcttcagaaaccgaaaaattcttaaagacattacaattgcgctcgtcaccttgagacataagatgttaagtctcatttgttcagtaatttcactagctacgcgccTTTCCGACCAAAACACAACAATCTTTACATATGACTGCTTCACAGCTGAAAAAGGCGCCAttaaggagcctcccgctggtaaattttggtacttaaaaattattaagtataagGAATAAATgggttttgtttaaataaatgcatAACAGTTTGTAGAGAAAACGATTCTAACATCAAATTACCGCAACAACAAAATCAGTGGGGCCACAAGTGCATGCAGGTACTTGTAATTTACAGAATTCCTAAAGGATCAACAAGAAACTTATGTAATTACTTACAAACAagatgtaattaattattattagactTTAATTTCTCTATCTGTAGAACCAAGTTCCTATTTGCTTCAAATAAAGCATTTTGAGTTTGAACTATGCTTTCCAATTTTGCACTTATGTTGGAGAACTGCTTTTCTAGATAAAGTTTCTGCTTAGTTAGAGCCATGTTGACAtgtaagaaataatttttattatcataggcaacatcaaatattttttgactaataaaatcttttaattcGTCAATGGCTTTGTTATCAACCATCGGGACTGGTATAATATTATCTTGATTTTGTGATGCAGGCACCTCAAGTGGTTCACCATTTGGTATCACACATGGAGATGTAAATGCGAAATCAACATTTCGGTTCACTAGTGGAGTTGATgttttggtgatatttttttcagtattcAGCTGCGGGTATCTCAATTCACTCTTATCCCCATTCCTCAAAAAATCTGCGGACACATCAACATCAGTATTTGACTGATCAAGGCCTAAATTTACTAGAAAAGAATCTGCTTTGTTGTCTGTAACAGGATCCAAATGTTTTTTCAACAATGAGTTGTCAGCATAGAACATATCTGACGATCTGTTTCTTACTGGAGAATGTATCTTCATAGAACACTCGAACACTTCATTCAGACTTTGATCTATTACATTAGTTTTTCTTCGTGATGGTTGATACACCACCCTTGTCACCTCTTCGTCATGTTCATTTAACACCTTGTATGGACATGTATAATCTCTCATGTCGTACACTAACACATGTCCACTCTTGGTGCCAAGAGCAACTTTATTGTCTCCATTCATAGTAAGAGAAGTCAGTGCAAATGACGTTTTTATAGTTGACACAACAATTTGCAATCGTATATCGTAGATATGTATTATTTTGTCATAGCCGCAGGTAAGCATCACATCCTTGTTAATAGGTGAAAATGAGAAATCACTAACAGGTGATGCATGTACATTCTCATAGTACCCTCTATCTTTATTCACGATAACATCTCTTATTACGACATGACCTTCATCTGTAGCAAGCCCGAGTACTGATTGAGATTCATGATGGAACTTCATTGCAGATATATTTTTggaacaatttaattttacatttaaaactgGAACATTAGATACAAGACTGTATACAATTGTGTCTCCATTTTGCAATGTAGCTGCTATACTAGTATTTTTTGAATTGtaactaataaaatttacaGGAACTGTTTGTGCGGGCAAAGGAAAACTTTTGGTTACACTTTTATTCTTCGTATCCCATGTTACGACGCCGCCATTCTTAGTACCAACGGCTACAAGCCTGTGGCCTTCCCGATGAAAACTAGCAGACCATGATTCCTTTATGGGTATATGTTGTACACTTCTGATGTCATTATCTACTGGACTCAAAACTTCGACAGAGCCTTTTGAATTGACCTGTAATTAACAAAAGTTTATTTGagtaaatttttaaagttattgggttttaattttgcattttaaaaataatcaagtaaaaaaatattgagatgcCACATTTAGATTATAGTGCAGATTTGGTTTAGGATTACCTCCTGTTCGAGTAtcgaacaaataattattttaattatgtaatttaggtCGATAAGCTATTCGCCCGATCAGCAATCTTAACCGTGTTCACTCACAGCAGCGAGTGCTCTCATAAATTATATCAGctcatatatatacttaatttagcagtaatttaataaagtcaTAGTTAAAATGAGCAAAGTTATTCTCTATCTAGTAGCGACCTAATACAGTCCATTAAGTAATACGTAAACCGTACATATTCGAGCCGGATTTACCGATAAACTAATAAGTTCGTGCCGCGTGTGTAACGTGCGACGTGGAACCGGAAATCTACGTGTCGTCTCTTGCCTAGCCATAGCCTTCCATAAAATAGCGATTTAAGATCATATAGCAGCAGCAAAACCCAGCATTTTTTAAACCATAAGCTAACAGCAGCTTGGGTCATCTCCACGTGTCGCCACGTACATCGCATCAGGTGAACTACAGCCAGCCCGTCATCAGCTAAACCCCGTAAAGAATATCAAGCAGCAGCATTCAAGCAACAGTTGCTGGTACCACGCGTCAAGAAGCGCCGCGTCAGCCAGCAACAGCAGCAACTATCATGAGGCATCCGGGGACCAGGTAagaattttccattttttttaatttttaaatttgattttttatcttaaaatgGAATTTTTATATACCACTCAACTTGAGACAAAGTTACTAAGTAATTTTCAAAAAGATTGTGCAGAGCGTAAGAATATCGAGTATTGTAGACAGCGTTTAGATTTATTAGAATCATTATGGgttgaatgtcaaaaaaccCATGAAAAGCTTTTACCGTATGAGTCAACAAATCATCAATATTTTATCAGGGAAGAATTCGAAAACATCCAAGAGATTTCTCTTCGAGCAAAAGAAGCAATTTATGATCGATTATCAACAACTGGAACACATGAAACTAGCAACCCAAAATTCAAGCATACAATGTTTTTTACTTCATCATGCGGTACAGCAAGCAGCATCCAGCAAGACAAAACTACGAGTAGTATTTAACGCATCAGCGAAAACTACTTCAGGCTATATTTTAAACGATCTTATGCACAAAGGACCCAACATGCAAAAGGATGCTTCTGATATCGAAAAAATGTATAGATATTAGTTAGGGGAGAAGATCAAAAGCTTCAAAAAATATGGTGGAGATCAAGCCCTGAGCAGCCTATAAATGCGTATCAATTAACTACTTTAACTTACGGAACCAAAGCAGCACCTTTCTTAGCAATTAAGACTTTACATCAGCTAGCACGAGAGGAACAAAATAATTTCCAAAAAGCAGCAAAGAGCATTAAAGAAAAGTTTTTTATGGATGATCATATTTCTGGagcacacacaatttttttttttatggaataggaggacaaatgagcgtacgggtcacctaatgttaagtgatcaccgccgcccacactctcttgcaacaccagaggaatcacaagagcgtgtaaggaaggtgtacgcgctttttttgaaggtacccgtgtcgtatcgtcccggaaacaccgcacaaggaagctcattcggcagcttcgtagtacgaggaagaaagctccttgaaaaccgcactgtcgaggaccgccacatatccagatggtggggatgatatcgtaacttgtggcgtgtcgtgcgaaggtggaattcggcggcaggaatcaggttgaacagctcttcggaacactccccgtgataaatgcggtagaagacacacaatgaagcgacgtctctacgcaacgccaacaACAACAATTAGCGAGGGTCACCAAAAAATAACGGAAGTGAATCATGTACTTTGTGGAGCAGGGTTCCGTTTGAGAAAATGGATAGCAAATGAAAAGAGCCTCATTGAAAATATAAGCAGGGCAGAACGAAACGAGCAAACAGCATTTATGTTTAAAACAGAAAACGCTCCAAAAACCTTAGGCCTAAGATGGGACCCTATTAGTGacgtatttttatttgactatGATGACCAAATAAAAGAATACTCACCAAAGCTGTTAACGAAAAGAAAATTACTATCCGAAATGTCTAAGCTATTTGACCCATTAGTAACCATTAttgtcataagaaaaaaaaatcctaaccTATTTATGCGCTATTTACTACAAAAATTAAGATCTTATTTCAAAAGGTATTGTTACAAGCCTAGCTAGAATGGCGTGACCCATTCTCTGAAGATATA is a genomic window containing:
- the LOC126977872 gene encoding uncharacterized protein LOC126977872, with the translated sequence MYLSSISSRLLMHDINSWDLIKSFGNSDALLRDVSWSDDSKYMLQVNSKGSVEVLSPVDNDIRSVQHIPIKESWSASFHREGHRLVAVGTKNGGVVTWDTKNKSVTKSFPLPAQTVPVNFISYNSKNTSIAATLQNGDTIVYSLVSNVPVLNVKLNCSKNISAMKFHHESQSVLGLATDEGHVVIRDVIVNKDRGYYENVHASPVSDFSFSPINKDVMLTCGYDKIIHIYDIRLQIVVSTIKTSFALTSLTMNGDNKVALGTKSGHVLVYDMRDYTCPYKVLNEHDEEVTRVVYQPSRRKTNVIDQSLNEVFECSMKIHSPVRNRSSDMFYADNSLLKKHLDPVTDNKADSFLVNLGLDQSNTDVDVSADFLRNGDKSELRYPQLNTEKNITKTSTPLVNRNVDFAFTSPCVIPNGEPLEVPASQNQDNIIPVPMVDNKAIDELKDFISQKIFDVAYDNKNYFLHVNMALTKQKLYLEKQFSNISAKLESIVQTQNALFEANRNLVLQIEKLKSNNN